A region from the Parasphingopyxis sp. CP4 genome encodes:
- the glpD gene encoding glycerol-3-phosphate dehydrogenase: MTYDLLIIGGGINGTAIARDAAGRRWKTLLVERDDLAGHTSSSSSKLIHGGVRYLEYYEFGLVRKALKEREVMLKSAPHIIWPMRFVFPHNNQVRPFWMIRAGLFLYDLIGGRRTLKGTRSLAKSDPRYKSPFSDPQTKGLVYSDCWVDDARLVALNARDAADRGAEIATRTALTAAKRDGDGWSATLSDGRTVSARAMVNATGPWVADLLEETIGVPHASKVRLVRGSHIIVRRLYIGDHGYILQLPDRRIVFALPYLGKYTLIGTTDFAVDEPGDDGVSTEEIDYLCRSANLYFAIQISPDDVVSSYGGVRSLYDDGAEDSAEVTRDYVLEIDDGGSDGAAPLLSVFGGKITTARALAEDANGQLSVMAGLGGKAWTREAHLPGGELGIGFDDFLEQIEARYHFLEWEHAQRLARAYGSLLPEILGDATSMADLGEHFGAGLTEREIRYLIDREWAQTAEDILWRRSKLGLLMSEEEQARLTTYMRETIEGAEA; encoded by the coding sequence ATGACATATGACCTCCTGATCATCGGCGGCGGAATAAACGGTACGGCGATTGCGCGTGACGCGGCTGGCCGCCGCTGGAAAACACTGCTGGTCGAACGCGACGATCTGGCCGGCCACACGAGCTCATCCTCCTCAAAGCTGATTCACGGCGGCGTCCGTTATCTTGAATATTACGAATTCGGCCTTGTGCGAAAGGCGCTCAAGGAACGGGAGGTCATGCTGAAATCGGCCCCCCATATCATCTGGCCGATGCGCTTTGTGTTCCCGCACAATAACCAGGTGCGCCCGTTTTGGATGATCCGGGCGGGGCTTTTTCTCTATGACCTGATCGGCGGACGCAGGACGCTGAAAGGCACACGCTCACTCGCCAAGTCCGATCCGCGCTACAAATCCCCCTTCTCCGATCCGCAAACCAAGGGTCTCGTTTATTCGGACTGCTGGGTTGATGATGCGCGGCTGGTTGCGTTGAACGCGCGCGACGCTGCGGATCGCGGTGCGGAGATCGCAACACGCACAGCGCTCACCGCCGCCAAGCGCGACGGCGATGGCTGGTCGGCGACCCTCAGTGATGGCCGGACAGTATCCGCGCGCGCCATGGTCAATGCGACGGGGCCCTGGGTGGCCGACCTGCTGGAAGAGACGATCGGTGTTCCGCACGCATCCAAGGTTCGCCTGGTACGCGGCAGCCATATCATCGTGCGGCGTCTTTATATCGGCGATCATGGCTATATCCTCCAGCTTCCCGACCGACGGATAGTCTTCGCCTTGCCCTATCTTGGAAAATATACCCTGATCGGCACCACCGATTTTGCAGTCGACGAGCCGGGCGATGACGGCGTGAGCACAGAAGAGATCGACTATCTGTGCCGCTCGGCGAACTTGTATTTCGCCATCCAGATTTCGCCGGACGATGTGGTCTCCAGCTATGGCGGTGTGCGGTCGCTCTATGACGATGGTGCCGAAGATTCAGCCGAAGTGACGCGCGACTATGTCCTGGAGATTGACGACGGAGGTTCGGATGGCGCAGCGCCCCTGCTCTCGGTGTTCGGCGGCAAGATCACGACGGCTAGGGCGCTCGCTGAAGACGCGAATGGCCAGCTGAGCGTGATGGCAGGTTTGGGCGGCAAGGCTTGGACCCGAGAGGCTCATCTTCCTGGCGGCGAACTGGGCATCGGCTTTGACGATTTTCTCGAGCAGATCGAAGCGCGGTACCATTTCCTGGAATGGGAGCATGCGCAGCGACTGGCCCGCGCCTACGGGTCGCTACTACCCGAGATATTGGGCGATGCGACGAGCATGGCGGATCTCGGAGAGCATTTCGGCGCCGGGCTTACGGAACGCGAAATACGCTATCTGATTGACCGTGAATGGGCCCAAACCGCAGAGGATATTCTCTGGCGACGCAGCAAGCTCGGATTGTTGATGAGCGAAGAGGAACAGGCGCGGCTAACAACCTATATGCGCGAGACGATAGAGGGAGCTGAGGCATGA
- the glpK gene encoding glycerol kinase GlpK, producing MTRHILAIDQGTTSSRAILFDEDGKPLTSSAQEFTQHYPEDGWVEHDPEDIWRDTVSAVKAVLSDETTAIGITNQRETIVLWDRATGKPLHKAIVWQDRRTADTCRKLKADGHEELVRRKTGLLLDPYFSATKLAWLLDNVDGARAAAGRGELAAGTIDCFLLWRLTGGRVHATDITNAGRTMLCDIHRGEWDDELLALFDIDRSLLPDIVGNSEIYGETDPALFGRAIPIAGMAGDQQAALIGQACFKPGMVKSTYGTGCFLLLNTGTVPVQSNNRLLTTPAYRIGDDITYALEGSIFVAGAAIQWLRDKLGVISEAGETAAIAQAAPDNHGVYLVPGFVGLGAPHWEPDARGLISGMTLDTTADHIVRATLESIAYQTRDLVEAMRADGADAPQALRIDGGMAQNDWFSQFLSDIVEAPVERPESHETTALGAAYLAGLATGVWDGLDDLSAKWEAAGRFEPAMDNAQRDALLSGWKQALKRTLL from the coding sequence ATGACCCGCCATATCCTTGCAATCGACCAGGGAACGACATCGAGCCGAGCCATTCTGTTCGACGAAGACGGGAAACCGCTCACAAGTTCCGCACAGGAATTTACACAGCATTATCCAGAGGATGGCTGGGTCGAGCATGATCCGGAAGATATCTGGCGGGACACTGTCTCGGCGGTAAAGGCCGTTCTCTCCGACGAAACCACTGCGATCGGTATCACCAACCAACGCGAGACCATTGTGCTCTGGGACCGAGCAACCGGCAAACCCCTGCACAAGGCAATTGTCTGGCAAGATCGCCGGACCGCCGATACCTGTCGCAAACTCAAGGCCGATGGGCATGAAGAGCTGGTGCGCCGCAAGACCGGACTGCTGCTCGATCCCTATTTCAGCGCCACCAAACTCGCCTGGCTGCTCGACAATGTCGATGGTGCGCGCGCTGCGGCTGGCCGTGGCGAGCTCGCGGCCGGAACGATCGATTGCTTCCTGCTCTGGCGCCTGACCGGCGGACGGGTGCACGCAACCGACATCACCAATGCCGGGCGCACCATGCTCTGCGATATCCATCGCGGCGAATGGGATGATGAGTTGCTTGCGTTATTCGATATCGACCGCAGCCTGCTCCCCGATATTGTCGGCAATTCGGAAATCTATGGCGAGACCGATCCCGCGCTATTTGGCCGCGCAATCCCGATCGCGGGCATGGCTGGTGACCAGCAGGCGGCACTGATCGGCCAGGCCTGTTTCAAGCCCGGCATGGTGAAATCCACCTATGGCACAGGCTGTTTCCTGTTGCTGAATACGGGCACAGTACCAGTACAATCCAACAATCGCTTGCTTACCACCCCGGCTTACCGGATCGGCGATGACATCACCTATGCGCTGGAAGGGTCGATCTTTGTCGCTGGGGCCGCAATCCAGTGGCTGCGGGACAAGCTCGGCGTCATTTCCGAGGCCGGAGAGACGGCTGCGATCGCCCAAGCTGCGCCTGACAATCACGGCGTCTATCTGGTGCCAGGCTTTGTCGGCCTCGGCGCGCCGCATTGGGAACCCGATGCGCGCGGATTGATCAGCGGGATGACGCTCGACACAACGGCCGATCACATCGTGCGCGCGACCCTGGAATCGATTGCATATCAAACCCGAGATCTCGTCGAGGCTATGCGCGCTGATGGCGCGGACGCGCCTCAAGCACTGCGGATCGACGGCGGCATGGCGCAGAATGATTGGTTCTCCCAGTTCCTCAGCGATATTGTCGAGGCACCGGTCGAACGGCCCGAAAGCCATGAGACGACTGCGCTGGGCGCAGCTTATCTGGCTGGGCTGGCGACCGGCGTGTGGGATGGTCTCGATGATCTATCGGCCAAATGGGAAGCCGCGGGCCGGTTTGAACCGGCGATGGACAATGCCCAGCGCGACGCGTTGCTGAGCGGTTGGAAACAGGCGCTCAAACGAACGCTTCTCTAA
- a CDS encoding enoyl-CoA hydratase/isomerase family protein — protein sequence MTDQLITQIDGKAARLRLNRPKALHALTTAMCEAAIESLLAWREDLTVEAVLIDHAEGRGFCAGGDIRMLAESGATDGVQAREFFHTEYRLNHLLFTYAKPTVAFMDGITMGGGVGLSLPCQYRIATEHTRFAMPETGIGLFPDVGGGWYLSRLPGRSGQFLALTGARIDGAECMALDLATHYLPSDALDDVKAAIAADPHNIPAILDDASIAPPEARILGNMDRIDALFVSDRYEDIIAALEADGSEWAHKELATLATKSPQTCKVSLYLLHQGAQQVDFADEMRVEYRVGAHVVQRHDFLEGVRAVIVDKDNDPQWNPATPEDVSDHLIDQIFEPLPADEEWTPLRL from the coding sequence ATGACCGATCAGCTCATTACCCAGATAGATGGCAAGGCCGCCCGGCTCCGATTGAACCGGCCCAAGGCTTTGCATGCCCTCACAACCGCGATGTGCGAGGCTGCGATCGAATCGCTCCTGGCCTGGCGGGAAGATCTTACCGTCGAAGCGGTACTCATCGACCATGCCGAGGGGCGGGGATTTTGTGCCGGTGGCGATATTCGGATGCTGGCGGAAAGCGGCGCGACGGATGGCGTTCAGGCGCGCGAGTTCTTCCATACCGAATATCGCTTGAACCATCTGTTGTTCACCTATGCCAAACCGACCGTCGCGTTCATGGATGGGATCACGATGGGCGGGGGCGTTGGGCTTTCGCTGCCCTGCCAATATCGGATTGCGACCGAACATACCCGCTTTGCGATGCCGGAAACCGGGATCGGCCTGTTCCCGGACGTTGGCGGTGGCTGGTATCTTTCGCGCCTGCCGGGGCGGTCGGGACAATTCCTGGCGCTGACGGGTGCACGAATCGATGGCGCCGAGTGCATGGCGCTTGATCTTGCCACCCATTACCTGCCGAGCGACGCGCTGGACGATGTAAAGGCCGCTATCGCTGCCGATCCCCACAACATCCCGGCAATTCTCGATGACGCGTCCATTGCGCCGCCTGAGGCACGAATTCTCGGCAATATGGACCGGATCGACGCGCTTTTCGTCTCGGATCGCTATGAGGATATCATTGCAGCGCTCGAAGCAGATGGATCGGAATGGGCGCACAAGGAACTCGCGACCCTGGCCACCAAATCACCGCAAACCTGCAAGGTATCGCTCTACCTCCTGCATCAGGGCGCGCAGCAGGTCGATTTTGCCGATGAGATGCGGGTTGAATATCGCGTTGGTGCGCATGTCGTGCAGCGCCACGATTTTCTCGAAGGCGTCCGCGCGGTGATTGTCGACAAGGATAATGATCCGCAATGGAATCCGGCAACACCTGAAGATGTAAGCGATCATTTGATCGATCAGATATTCGAGCCGTTACCCGCTGATGAAGAATGGACGCCGCTGCGTCTCTAG